Proteins encoded in a region of the Dreissena polymorpha isolate Duluth1 chromosome 6, UMN_Dpol_1.0, whole genome shotgun sequence genome:
- the LOC127836411 gene encoding uncharacterized protein LOC127836411 isoform X2 has protein sequence MAQKKKQCAKCYDCDMKIGKFDMVDCDGSCYTLEGRSEEGEQYIKRGCLSMKLDDNTCNSGRFDSYFGNVCACNGDMCNPANVHRPGIIGMIVASLLTVVVGSLGLTRMF, from the exons ATGGCGCAGAAGAAGAAGCAGTGTGCGAAGTGTTATGATTGTGACATGAAGATTGGCAAATTCGACATGGTGGACTGTGATGGAAGCTGCTACACCCTGGAGGGACGCTCCGAGGAGGGCGAGCAGT ACATCAAACGAGGCTGTCTGTCCATGAAACTCGACGACAACACGTGCAACTCGGGGCGCTTCGATAGCTACTTCGGAAATGTGTGCGCCTGCAACGGAGACATGTGCAACCCTGCCAATGTTCATCGACCTGGCATCATCGGCATGATTGTGGCCTCTCTGTTAACAGTGGTGGTTGGAAGTCTGGGACTGACGCGCATGTTTTAG
- the LOC127833505 gene encoding excitatory amino acid transporter 2-like isoform X1 has product MGTCDKINAIIRNNLSLILTLLGVALGLGVGFAIRPAHPSESVLMWLGLPGQLYLRLLKMMIVPLVVCSVISGTSSLDPKANGKISMVSFVFIFSTNTIGAILGVLAFIAFKPGNSNQKLVAKSSLLSRSVETQDIFADLLRNLVPDNLFEASFQQTVTTYVPITTLNATSNETITSFKRSSGFNRGPNLIGLIFACTLLGIAAASLRDKGKPVIDFFESSTQILIAVLRWFLWTTPLGVLSLILVAVANIKDIGVIFGDLGMHVLAVTVALLLQQLVIMPILYLALTKRNPYKHLAAISRALLTSFAATSTAVVLPEMLHACEVKLGADRRIARFVIPFSIALSANGSAVFIACSCLFISNFTGTYPSADIIATVGVLSALAALAIPSVPSASIVTILMILTTLHIPVEPIALLLAVEFFLDRLRTASSTMGHTMGAVVTHTFCKDTLTPVGDSALDINEIELEISRDQTSNDGIITDKREENNCNGVHTCEESDKLLV; this is encoded by the exons ATGGGGACTTGTGATAAAATCAACGCGATCATCAGAAACAACCTCAGCCTGATCCTCACCCTGTTGGGTGTGGCTCTAGGGCTGGGGGTGGGGTTTGCAATCAGACCCGCCCACCCCTCGGAGTCAGTGCTAATGTGGCTTG GACTGCCCGGTCAGTTGTACCTGAGACTGCTGAAGATGATGATAGTACCACTGGTGGTATGCAGCGTCATCAGTG GCACGTCATCCTTGGACCCTAAGGCCAACGGCAAGATCAGCATGGTTTCCTTTGTGTTCATATTCTCCACCAACACAATAGGGGCGATATTAGGGGTGCTGGCATTCATCGCGTTTAAGCCAG GTAATTCAAACCAGAAGCTGGTCGCTAAATCTAGCCTTTTATCTCGTTCGGTTGAGACCCAGGATATATTTGCAGATCTACTCAG GAACCTAGTACCGGACAATCTATTCGAAGCCTCATTCCAGCAGACGGTAACGACTTACGTTCCTATTACGACACTTAACGCCACGTCCAACGAGACTATCACGTCGTTCAAGAGATCGTCAGGCTTTAACCGGGGACCGAATCTTATAG GTCTCATATTCGCGTGCACACTATTGGGTATCGCCGCCGCCTCGCTGCGGGACAAGGGCAAACCAGTCATCGACTTCTTCGAGTCCAGCACACAGATACTGATAGCTGTCCTGCGCTGGTTTCTATG GACGACGCCACTCGGGGTGCTTAGCCTCATTCTGGTGGCGGTCGCCAATATCAAAGACATCGGGGTTATATTCGGTGATCTCGGCATGCACGTGCTAGCGGTCACGGTGGCGCTGTTGCTGCAGCAGCTGGTTATAATGCCCATTCTGTACCTGGCGCTGACGAAGCGGAACCCCTATAAGCACCTGGCAGCGATATCGCGTGCTCTGCTGACGTCATTCGCGGCCACCAGCAC CGCCGTTGTGTTACCGGAAATGCTCCACGCCTGCGAAGTTAAGCTCGGAGCGGACCGACGGATTGCGCGCTTCGTGATTCCGTTCAGCATCGCTCTTAGCGCCAACGGAAGTGCCGTGTTCATTGCCTGCTCCTGCCTCTTCATCTCCAACTTTACGGGCACATACCCGTCGGCTGACATTATAGCCACTGTAGG CGTTCTCTCCGCGCTTGCCGCTCTTGCAATCCCCTCCGTACCGAGTGCGTCCATCGTTACGATCCTGATGATCCTCACCACGCTACACATCCCCGTTGAACCAATAGCGCTCCTGCTCGCGGTCGAGTTCTTCCT GGACAGACTTCGCACCGCCAGCAGTACAATGGGTCATACGATGGGGGCCGTAGTGACCCACACATTCTGCAAGGACACACTAACGCCGGTAGGCGACTCTGCCCTCGACATTAACGAAATAGAACTTGAAATATCACGTGACCAAACCAGCAACGATGGAATTATTACGGATAAGCGCGAAGAAAATAACTGCAATGGTGTACATACATGCGAAGAGTCGGACAAGTTGTTGGTGTAG